In the Pedobacter cryoconitis genome, TCTAATATGGGTGCTGAGCTTGGATCAATGAAAGTTACAGAACAGATTGATGCGATGGAAGTATCAGCAACAAATCCTTTTAAATATCTGGTAGTTAGTAGAATACTGGCCACTACCTTTATGATCCCTATACTGGTCATGTATACCGCTTGTGTAGCTTTAATGGGTGCTTTTCTAAGTGTTCACAGCAATGAACAAACCAGTTTTTCGATGTTCTTTTCACAAGTATTTGATACGATCAGCTTTTTAGATATATTTTCAACTACCTTTAAATCAACTGTGTTTGGTTTTACAATTGGTGTGGTTGGTTGTTATCATGGTTACAATTCATCAAAAGGTACTGAAGGAGTTGGAAAAGCAGCAAATTCTGCAGTAGTTGCTGCGATGTTCCTGATCTTTGTAGAAGAGATCATTATTGTTCAAATTGTAAATGCTTTCCGTTAATATGGTAAGAGAGCAGAAAGCAATCGACAGAAATAATGCAGTTATTTCTATCAAAGGTTTAAAGAAAGCTTTTGGTGACCTTGAAGTATTGAGGGGTGTTGACCTGGAGGTTTATCAGGGAGAAAATCTGGTTGTACTGGGCCGTTCGGGTACTGGTAAATCGGTATTGATCAAAGTAATTTCTGGTTTACTCCTTCCCGATGCAGGAGATGTAGATGTACTGGGGCAAAGCGTAGAACATTTAAGTACCAGAGAATTGATGGCGTTAAGGCTTAAAGTAGGCTTTTCATTTCAGAACAGCGCTTTATATGATAGTATGACCGTGCGTCAGAATCTCGAATTCCCTTTAGTGAGAAATTCAAGAAATCTGAGACGTAAAGAAATCAATCGTGAAGTGGAAGATGTACTGGATGCGGTTGGTCTGTCACAAACGATCGAACAAATGCCTTCAGAGCTTTCCGGTGGGCAGCGTAAAAGGATTGGTATTGCCCGTACATTAATCCTGAGGCCAGAAATTATGCTTTATGATGAACCAACAGCCGGCCTTGACCCTATTACTTGTATAGAAATTAATA is a window encoding:
- a CDS encoding MlaE family ABC transporter permease; this translates as MDPNTENPNIKPRKYVISKKLDSMFFGIYHAYQFVLRFFREVFVPPYEFKEIIHQCYEVGYKSLPLISLTGFITGVVFTNQSRPSLANFGATSWLPSLISIAIIRALAPLVTALIAAGKVGSNMGAELGSMKVTEQIDAMEVSATNPFKYLVVSRILATTFMIPILVMYTACVALMGAFLSVHSNEQTSFSMFFSQVFDTISFLDIFSTTFKSTVFGFTIGVVGCYHGYNSSKGTEGVGKAANSAVVAAMFLIFVEEIIIVQIVNAFR
- a CDS encoding ABC transporter ATP-binding protein, whose amino-acid sequence is MVREQKAIDRNNAVISIKGLKKAFGDLEVLRGVDLEVYQGENLVVLGRSGTGKSVLIKVISGLLLPDAGDVDVLGQSVEHLSTRELMALRLKVGFSFQNSALYDSMTVRQNLEFPLVRNSRNLRRKEINREVEDVLDAVGLSQTIEQMPSELSGGQRKRIGIARTLILRPEIMLYDEPTAGLDPITCIEINNLINEVQEKYKTTSIIITHDLTCAKETGDRIAMLLDGQFAIQGTFDEVFASKDERVQSFYNYNFTQ